The following coding sequences are from one Microbulbifer sp. TB1203 window:
- a CDS encoding pyridoxal-phosphate dependent enzyme, with amino-acid sequence MSPRYLSSLDLHDFTQAAREVPYQRIESDLFPGVEVWIRRDDLLDPIISGNKAYKLLFNLLEAREQGVDTLITCGGAWSNHIHAAAAAGARFGFQSIGIIRGDRPPTLSATLQDVERFGMQLLFVSRQVYKKRSYSGFLLELKIAANCSSFIPEGGANLAGAKGAQLLGKIIEETKPIRFDQLWIACGTGLTLAGLRSSIKCAPVRGVEVLKAGDSIRYQAQHWLAALQNPSPACGGGVGEGENEPNPSSCYHCGGYAKYPHYLRDFQQTFEQETGIPLDPVYTAKLLYGLHREATLARIPAGAKILVLHSGGLQGRRGFLLE; translated from the coding sequence GTGAGCCCCAGATACCTCTCCAGCCTGGACCTGCATGACTTCACTCAAGCCGCCCGCGAAGTTCCCTATCAACGCATCGAAAGCGACCTGTTTCCCGGCGTAGAAGTCTGGATCCGCCGCGACGACCTCCTCGACCCGATCATCTCCGGCAACAAGGCGTATAAACTGCTGTTCAATTTGCTGGAAGCGAGGGAGCAGGGCGTCGATACCCTGATCACTTGTGGTGGCGCTTGGTCAAATCATATCCATGCCGCTGCCGCTGCCGGCGCTCGCTTCGGCTTCCAATCCATCGGCATAATCCGCGGCGATCGCCCCCCAACGTTGAGTGCCACTTTGCAGGATGTCGAACGTTTCGGCATGCAATTGCTGTTCGTCAGCCGGCAGGTTTATAAAAAAAGGAGCTATTCAGGCTTTCTGTTGGAACTAAAGATCGCTGCAAACTGTTCTTCTTTTATACCGGAGGGCGGAGCAAACCTGGCCGGAGCCAAAGGCGCGCAGTTATTGGGAAAAATAATTGAAGAGACGAAACCAATCAGGTTTGATCAGCTATGGATTGCCTGCGGCACAGGCCTGACGCTCGCCGGCTTGCGGTCCTCGATAAAGTGCGCCCCGGTACGTGGCGTGGAAGTACTCAAGGCGGGCGATTCGATCCGCTATCAGGCACAGCATTGGCTAGCGGCTCTTCAAAACCCCTCTCCCGCTTGCGGGGGAGGGGTTGGGGAGGGGGAAAATGAGCCGAACCCGAGCAGCTGTTATCACTGCGGCGGCTATGCCAAATACCCTCACTATCTACGCGACTTCCAGCAGACATTTGAGCAAGAAACCGGCATACCACTGGACCCCGTCTACACCGCAAAGCTGCTCTACGGCCTACATCGGGAGGCTACACTCGCCCGAATCCCGGCTGGCGCCAAAATACTGGTTTTGCACTCGGGGGGCCT